In Pirellulales bacterium, the following proteins share a genomic window:
- a CDS encoding amidohydrolase family protein, which yields MQAPHGVWRLKARYAFPVSRPPIENALVTIAGGRLVEVASATPHVDIPDTLDLGDVALVPGLINAHTHLEFSHFRQPLGQLGQSFPDWIREVVAWRRRGAAPPTERPATTGLRELAATGTTTVGEIATAGWSPDDFAASPVAATVFYELIGLDRARIEPNLAAACDHLARRRVANDVVNWQAGLSPHAPYTVHPQLFARLTTLSAAEQIPLAFHLAESREELELLSTGSGPFRTLLQDLGAWQPGAIARGTRPLDYLRELTRAHRALVIHGNYLTEEEAALLARHADRMALVYCPRTHAYFGHERYPLARRLAAGVAVALGTDSRASNPDLSLWEELRHVAAHHRELSPAQVLELGTLAGAKALGLQADRGTLEAGRRADLAVIALTQATGADPHELLFAEGTRAITTIRAGNVTADESNLLSRISKLP from the coding sequence ATGCAAGCCCCCCACGGCGTCTGGCGTCTCAAAGCCCGCTACGCCTTTCCCGTCTCGCGCCCGCCAATCGAAAATGCGCTCGTGACAATCGCCGGCGGGCGCCTCGTCGAGGTGGCGTCCGCCACGCCGCACGTCGACATACCCGACACGCTCGATCTCGGCGACGTGGCCCTCGTGCCGGGCTTGATCAATGCGCACACGCATCTCGAGTTCAGCCATTTTCGCCAGCCGTTGGGGCAGCTCGGCCAGAGCTTTCCCGATTGGATCCGCGAGGTCGTCGCCTGGCGGCGCCGCGGCGCCGCGCCCCCCACGGAACGGCCGGCCACGACCGGGCTGCGAGAACTGGCCGCCACCGGCACGACGACGGTCGGCGAAATCGCCACCGCCGGCTGGTCCCCCGACGACTTTGCCGCGTCGCCGGTCGCGGCCACCGTCTTCTACGAATTGATCGGGCTCGATCGTGCGCGAATCGAACCCAATCTTGCCGCGGCCTGCGACCATCTCGCACGACGCCGTGTGGCGAACGATGTGGTGAACTGGCAGGCGGGCCTCTCGCCGCATGCACCCTATACCGTACACCCGCAGCTTTTCGCACGGCTGACGACACTCTCCGCGGCCGAACAGATCCCGCTGGCCTTTCACCTGGCCGAGTCGCGCGAAGAGCTAGAGTTACTCAGCACGGGGAGCGGTCCATTTAGGACCTTGTTGCAAGATCTGGGTGCGTGGCAACCGGGGGCCATCGCGCGCGGCACGCGGCCGCTCGACTATCTGCGCGAGCTGACACGCGCGCATCGTGCCCTCGTCATCCACGGCAATTATCTCACCGAGGAAGAAGCCGCTCTGCTCGCACGGCACGCCGATCGAATGGCCCTGGTCTATTGTCCTCGCACGCATGCGTACTTCGGTCACGAGCGTTATCCGCTCGCGCGCCGACTCGCCGCGGGCGTCGCGGTCGCACTAGGCACCGATAGCCGAGCGTCGAATCCGGATCTCAGTCTGTGGGAAGAGCTACGCCACGTGGCGGCCCACCATCGCGAACTTTCTCCCGCGCAGGTACTAGAACTCGGCACGCTTGCCGGCGCGAAAGCACTCGGTTTGCAGGCCGACCGCGGAACGCTCGAAGCAGGCCGGCGCGCCGATCTCGCGGTGATCGCCCTGACGCAAGCCACCGGCGCCGATCCGCACGAGTTGCTCTTCGCCGAGGGCACCAGAGCGATTACCACGATCCGCGCCGGCAACGTCACCGCGGACGAATCGAATTTGCTGAGCCGAATCAGCAAGCTCCCTTGA
- a CDS encoding CPBP family intramembrane metalloprotease: MNWTNVKLILLREVRDQMRDRRTMFMIFVLPILLYPFLGMTFFQVSQFVRQHSTDVLVLGFEELPPDQRLIEADTKQFRPEYFGSIDQAALLKLHFPETPDGADAKKNGTKDASPLQTASSSTTPDARMAAAENALRDGTYEVVLLFPAGFGEKLAHFREELASPGANPQQAPAPPEAEVLYNSAKERSLIAFARVSDVLREWRDSIREENLAQAAAQHLAASPLDIETVDVAPPDHRDAAVWSKVFPFLLVIWALTGAFYPAVDLCAGEKERGTLETLLSSPAERTEIVWGKLLTIMLFSISTVILNIASMAITGTFILSQLEQFGAPPISALGWLFVALVPVSALFSALCLALAAFAKSSKEGQYYLMPLLLVTMPLVVLPISPAVELNLGNSLVPITGIVLLLKAVLEGNHWQALPFVPPVVAVTLGCCLLAIRWAVDQFNSESVLFREGERFQLKAWFRHLLRDREATPSVSEAIFCGVLILLIRFFLSFAASSPESFHDFMSLALVSQLVVIATPALFMTIMLTRSPRETLLLHAPPWATVPAAALLALSLHPVVLWFQQSVIQRLYPLNPEIAQALEGFMSEPGTFWQLLIVVAIVPPLCEELAFRGFILSGLRHLGHKWRAIVISSIFFGLAHALLQQSIVASLVGMVLGYLAVQCGSLLPPILYHMLHNGLALGVSRVTHEALDEWPVLRLLYVDQEGTLIYRWPVVVIGAAVAALVLYWLHRRPYVRTAEERLEESIERHAGRGLTLYNAEDGNSDDSRTDFASNAHR, from the coding sequence ATGAACTGGACGAACGTCAAGCTGATACTGCTCCGCGAGGTCCGCGACCAGATGCGCGACCGGCGCACGATGTTCATGATCTTCGTGCTGCCGATTCTGCTCTATCCGTTCCTGGGAATGACGTTCTTCCAGGTCTCGCAGTTCGTACGGCAACATTCGACGGACGTGCTCGTCCTGGGGTTCGAGGAACTACCCCCCGATCAACGCCTGATCGAAGCGGACACGAAGCAATTCCGTCCCGAGTACTTCGGCTCGATCGATCAGGCCGCGTTGCTGAAACTGCACTTTCCGGAAACGCCGGACGGCGCCGACGCCAAGAAAAACGGGACGAAGGACGCGAGCCCCCTTCAAACGGCATCTTCGAGCACAACGCCCGATGCCCGCATGGCCGCGGCGGAAAACGCCTTGCGCGACGGGACCTACGAAGTCGTGCTGCTGTTTCCCGCGGGCTTTGGAGAAAAGCTGGCGCACTTCCGCGAGGAACTCGCGAGCCCGGGCGCCAATCCGCAGCAGGCGCCGGCTCCGCCCGAGGCCGAGGTGCTGTACAACTCGGCCAAGGAACGCTCGCTGATCGCTTTTGCGCGGGTCTCCGACGTGTTGCGCGAGTGGCGCGACAGCATCCGAGAGGAGAACCTGGCCCAGGCCGCCGCGCAGCATCTGGCGGCGTCGCCGCTCGATATCGAGACGGTCGACGTGGCTCCCCCCGATCACCGCGATGCCGCCGTCTGGTCGAAGGTCTTTCCCTTCCTGCTGGTGATCTGGGCGCTCACCGGCGCCTTCTATCCGGCGGTCGATCTTTGCGCCGGTGAAAAAGAGCGCGGCACGCTCGAGACGTTGCTCTCCAGCCCCGCCGAACGCACCGAGATCGTCTGGGGCAAGCTCCTCACGATCATGCTCTTCAGCATCTCGACGGTGATTCTCAACATCGCCAGCATGGCCATCACCGGCACGTTCATTCTGTCGCAGTTAGAACAGTTCGGCGCGCCGCCGATCTCGGCGCTAGGATGGCTTTTCGTGGCGCTCGTGCCGGTCTCGGCCCTGTTCAGCGCGTTGTGCCTGGCGCTGGCCGCCTTTGCCAAGAGCAGCAAAGAGGGGCAGTATTACCTGATGCCCTTGTTGCTCGTCACAATGCCCCTGGTCGTGCTGCCGATCTCGCCGGCGGTCGAGCTGAACCTGGGCAACAGCCTGGTCCCGATCACGGGGATCGTGCTGCTGCTGAAGGCGGTGCTCGAAGGGAACCACTGGCAGGCCTTGCCGTTCGTGCCGCCGGTGGTGGCGGTCACGCTCGGTTGTTGCCTGCTGGCGATCCGCTGGGCGGTCGACCAGTTCAACAGCGAATCGGTGCTCTTCCGCGAAGGGGAGCGTTTTCAACTCAAGGCCTGGTTCCGCCACCTGCTGCGCGACCGCGAAGCGACGCCGAGCGTTTCGGAAGCGATCTTCTGCGGCGTGCTGATCCTGTTGATCCGTTTCTTCCTCAGCTTTGCCGCCTCGTCCCCCGAGTCGTTCCACGACTTCATGAGCCTGGCCCTGGTGAGCCAGTTGGTGGTGATCGCGACGCCGGCCTTGTTCATGACGATCATGCTCACGCGCAGCCCGCGCGAAACGCTGCTCCTGCACGCCCCGCCGTGGGCTACGGTGCCGGCGGCGGCGCTGTTGGCGCTGTCGCTGCACCCCGTGGTCTTGTGGTTCCAGCAAAGCGTCATTCAACGTCTCTATCCGCTGAATCCCGAGATCGCCCAGGCGCTCGAAGGATTCATGAGCGAGCCAGGCACGTTCTGGCAACTGCTGATCGTCGTGGCCATCGTTCCGCCCCTGTGCGAGGAGTTGGCCTTTCGCGGCTTCATCCTCTCGGGCCTGCGGCATCTCGGCCACAAATGGCGCGCGATCGTCATCAGCAGCATCTTTTTTGGACTGGCGCACGCCCTGTTGCAGCAGTCGATCGTCGCGTCGCTCGTGGGGATGGTGTTGGGTTACCTGGCCGTGCAGTGCGGCAGCCTGCTGCCGCCGATTCTCTACCACATGTTGCACAATGGCCTGGCGCTGGGGGTCAGCCGCGTCACGCACGAGGCACTCGACGAGTGGCCTGTGCTGCGGCTGCTGTACGTCGATCAAGAGGGCACGCTCATCTATCGCTGGCCCGTCGTCGTCATCGGGGCTGCCGTGGCGGCGCTCGTGCTCTACTGGCTCCATCGCCGGCCGTACGTGCGAACCGCGGAAGAGCGGCTCGAAGAATCGATCGAGCGGCATGCCGGGCGGGGCTTGACCCTCTATAATGCGGAGGACGGAAACTCCGACGACTCGCGCACCGATTTCGCGAGCAACGCCCACCGCTAG
- a CDS encoding ATP-binding cassette domain-containing protein, protein MIHVRQLTKSYDDLVRGKFVALSGVSFEAQPGEIFGLLGPNGAGKTTALRILSTLLRPTSGTATINGFDVVTNASAARHQIGFVSNNTGVYDRMTAWEMVEYFGRLYGLESDELHARMEAIFDRLQMNEIRDRLGAKMSTGMKQKVSLARALVHDPPLLIFDEPTTGLDVLVARALLRTIAELREQGKCILFSTHIMREAEKLCDRIAILHRGTILAEGRLDILREEYAEQDLEELFFRLISQHDAARSPGSHPIEA, encoded by the coding sequence ATGATCCACGTCCGCCAGCTCACCAAGTCGTACGACGATCTGGTCCGCGGCAAGTTCGTCGCCCTTTCCGGAGTGAGCTTCGAGGCGCAGCCGGGCGAGATCTTCGGCCTCCTCGGTCCCAACGGCGCCGGCAAGACGACCGCCCTGCGCATCCTGAGCACGCTGCTGCGGCCCACCTCCGGCACCGCCACGATCAACGGCTTCGACGTCGTGACGAATGCCTCGGCCGCCCGGCACCAGATCGGCTTCGTCTCGAACAACACGGGCGTCTACGATCGCATGACCGCCTGGGAGATGGTCGAGTATTTCGGCCGCCTGTACGGTCTCGAGTCCGACGAGCTGCACGCGCGGATGGAGGCCATCTTCGACCGCCTGCAGATGAACGAGATCCGCGATCGACTCGGCGCCAAGATGTCGACCGGCATGAAGCAAAAGGTCTCGCTGGCCCGGGCGCTGGTTCACGATCCGCCGCTCTTGATCTTCGATGAACCGACGACCGGCCTCGACGTGCTGGTGGCGCGGGCCCTCTTGCGCACCATCGCCGAGCTGCGCGAGCAGGGCAAGTGCATCCTCTTCTCGACGCACATCATGCGCGAGGCCGAGAAGCTATGCGACCGGATCGCCATCCTGCACCGCGGCACTATTCTGGCCGAAGGAAGACTCGACATCCTCCGCGAGGAATATGCCGAGCAGGATCTCGAAGAGCTGTTCTTCCGATTGATCTCGCAACACGATGCCGCGCGTTCGCCCGGCTCGCACCCGATCGAAGCTTGA
- the mqnC gene encoding dehypoxanthine futalosine cyclase produces the protein MVSTIAGLLDKAVAGERLTPDEGLRLLESHDLTAIGHAAEAVTRRLHPESYRTYNIDRNINYTNICTAVCDFCAFYRQPKSPEGYVLSREELLTKIQETVELGGDQILMQGGLHPEFKLEWYEELLRDIKSHYPQVNIHGFSPPEIHHFTKVSKLPLRTVLERLQEAGLGSLPGGGGEILVDRVRAAMTRGKVMTDDWLNVHRVWHELGGRSTATMMFGHIETLAERIEHLERLRQLQDETGGFTAYICWTFQPEHTEMADVPPSGSFEYLKTQAVSRLYLDNFPNIQSSWVTQGLKIGQLALLYGANDMGSLMIEENVVAAAGTVHYLTLDEIREAIREVGYTPRRRNVFYELVDQDEPATTAGV, from the coding sequence TTGGTTTCCACCATTGCCGGACTGCTGGATAAGGCGGTCGCCGGCGAACGTCTCACGCCGGACGAAGGCCTGCGCCTGCTCGAATCTCACGATCTCACGGCGATCGGCCACGCGGCCGAGGCGGTGACGCGGCGACTCCATCCCGAGTCGTATCGCACCTACAACATCGACCGCAACATCAACTACACGAACATCTGCACCGCGGTCTGCGACTTCTGCGCCTTCTATCGCCAGCCGAAGAGCCCCGAAGGATACGTGCTGTCGCGCGAAGAGTTACTCACAAAAATCCAAGAGACGGTCGAGCTCGGCGGCGATCAGATCCTGATGCAAGGAGGCCTCCATCCCGAGTTCAAGCTCGAGTGGTACGAGGAGCTGCTCCGCGACATCAAGTCGCACTATCCGCAGGTCAACATCCACGGCTTCAGCCCCCCGGAGATCCACCATTTCACTAAGGTCTCGAAGCTGCCGCTGCGCACCGTCCTCGAACGCTTGCAGGAGGCGGGCTTGGGAAGCCTGCCCGGCGGGGGGGGCGAGATCCTGGTCGATCGCGTGCGCGCGGCCATGACCCGCGGCAAGGTGATGACCGACGACTGGTTGAATGTCCATCGTGTCTGGCACGAGTTGGGGGGCCGCAGCACCGCCACCATGATGTTCGGCCACATCGAGACCCTCGCCGAGCGGATCGAGCATCTCGAACGACTGCGCCAGTTGCAGGACGAAACGGGGGGGTTTACCGCTTATATCTGTTGGACGTTTCAGCCCGAACATACCGAAATGGCCGACGTCCCCCCTTCAGGTTCGTTCGAGTATCTGAAGACGCAGGCGGTGAGCCGCCTCTATCTGGATAATTTCCCCAACATCCAGTCGAGCTGGGTGACGCAGGGGCTCAAGATCGGTCAATTGGCCCTGCTTTATGGGGCCAACGACATGGGCAGCCTGATGATCGAGGAGAACGTCGTCGCGGCCGCCGGCACCGTCCACTACCTCACCCTCGACGAAATACGCGAGGCGATTCGCGAGGTGGGTTATACGCCCCGCCGCCGAAACGTCTTCTACGAGCTCGTCGATCAGGACGAGCCGGCGACAACCGCGGGCGTGTAA
- a CDS encoding menaquinone biosynthesis protein, with protein MNARPRIRVGAVNYLNTKPLVYRLGELAPQADVMFDLPSRLADRLSAGELDVALIPVVEAFQDPGYTVVSDACIACRGPVLSVKLFSRVPVEEIRTLALDEGSRTSAALVRILLRERHGIEPTLLPLPIGQTLADTQADAVLLIGDRAIHSPGGRFAFVWDLGDQWCRWAELPFVFAMWTARSGVELDGLDAALAESRDQGVTHLEEIAAAEASPLGLTTPECLSYLRNNLHFYLGEREQRGLELYHRLAIKLGLAPQGVELGFHHCRTAG; from the coding sequence ATGAATGCGCGACCGAGAATCCGCGTCGGCGCGGTCAATTATCTCAATACGAAACCGCTGGTCTATCGACTGGGGGAGCTCGCGCCGCAGGCCGACGTGATGTTCGACTTGCCGAGCCGCCTGGCCGACCGGCTGTCGGCGGGCGAGTTGGACGTGGCCTTGATTCCCGTGGTCGAGGCCTTTCAAGACCCCGGCTACACGGTTGTGTCCGACGCTTGCATCGCCTGTCGCGGACCGGTGCTGTCGGTGAAGTTGTTCAGCCGGGTACCGGTCGAGGAAATCCGTACCCTGGCGCTCGACGAAGGCTCGCGCACCAGCGCCGCGCTCGTGCGAATCCTGCTCCGCGAGCGACACGGCATCGAGCCGACGTTGCTGCCCCTCCCCATCGGTCAGACGCTCGCCGATACGCAAGCCGATGCCGTGCTGTTGATCGGCGATCGCGCCATCCACTCCCCCGGCGGACGATTCGCCTTCGTGTGGGATCTCGGCGATCAATGGTGCCGCTGGGCCGAACTTCCCTTCGTGTTCGCCATGTGGACGGCGCGCTCGGGGGTCGAGTTAGACGGGCTCGACGCGGCCCTGGCCGAATCGCGCGATCAGGGAGTGACGCATCTCGAGGAGATCGCCGCTGCCGAAGCGTCGCCGCTCGGGCTGACGACGCCCGAGTGCTTGAGCTATCTGCGAAACAATCTGCATTTCTACTTGGGCGAGCGCGAACAGCGCGGCCTCGAGCTCTATCACCGCCTGGCCATCAAACTTGGGCTGGCGCCGCAAGGAGTCGAACTTGGTTTCCACCATTGCCGGACTGCTGGATAA
- a CDS encoding ABC transporter ATP-binding protein, with product MIEIKQVARSYGRKTAVAGLDLIVPTGELFAFLGPNGAGKTTTIKMLVGLLRPTAGSIQLSGYDVVRQQREASRVLGYIPDEPYLYEKLTGREFLEFVAEMYGLPRAVAEERIAREIASFELDDFVDQLTESYSHGMKQRVVFASSLLHDPEVLVIDEPMVGLDPRSVRLVKDLLRRKADEGVTIFMSTHTLDVVEEIADRFGIIDHGQLLFLGTVPELRAALEVHDGSLERLFLEMTAAAEERTRRGS from the coding sequence ATGATCGAAATCAAGCAAGTCGCACGCAGTTACGGCCGCAAGACGGCCGTGGCGGGACTCGATCTCATCGTGCCCACGGGCGAGCTGTTCGCCTTTCTGGGGCCCAACGGCGCCGGCAAGACCACCACGATCAAGATGCTCGTCGGGCTGCTGCGCCCGACCGCCGGCAGCATTCAACTCAGTGGCTACGACGTGGTCCGCCAGCAGCGCGAGGCCAGCCGCGTGCTGGGCTACATTCCGGATGAGCCCTACCTCTACGAGAAGCTGACGGGACGCGAATTCCTCGAGTTCGTGGCCGAGATGTACGGACTGCCGCGGGCCGTCGCCGAGGAACGCATCGCCCGCGAAATCGCCTCCTTCGAGCTGGACGACTTCGTCGATCAATTGACCGAAAGCTACTCGCACGGCATGAAGCAGCGCGTCGTCTTCGCCTCGTCGCTGCTGCACGATCCCGAGGTACTGGTGATCGATGAGCCGATGGTGGGACTCGATCCGCGCAGCGTCCGACTGGTGAAAGACCTGCTGCGCCGCAAGGCAGACGAAGGGGTGACCATCTTCATGTCGACCCACACGCTCGACGTGGTCGAAGAGATCGCCGACCGCTTCGGCATCATCGATCACGGCCAGTTGCTCTTCCTGGGCACGGTGCCCGAGTTGCGCGCCGCCCTCGAAGTCCACGATGGTTCGCTCGAACGATTGTTCCTGGAAATGACGGCGGCCGCCGAGGAACGGACCCGCCGGGGGAGTTGA
- the rpmB gene encoding 50S ribosomal protein L28 yields the protein MARNCEVCGKGPQVGNRVTTRGKAKYLGGVGTKVTGITRRQFKPNLQTLRVTVNGTNKTLRVCTQCIRSGAVTKRIAAAPFRLPTSTA from the coding sequence ATGGCTCGGAATTGCGAAGTTTGCGGAAAAGGCCCCCAGGTCGGCAATCGGGTCACCACGCGCGGTAAGGCCAAGTACCTCGGCGGCGTCGGTACCAAAGTCACCGGCATTACGCGTCGCCAGTTCAAGCCGAACCTGCAGACGCTGCGGGTCACCGTGAACGGCACGAACAAGACCCTGCGCGTCTGCACGCAATGTATCCGCAGTGGCGCCGTGACGAAGCGCATCGCCGCGGCTCCCTTCCGTCTGCCCACCAGCACGGCCTAG
- the gatC gene encoding Asp-tRNA(Asn)/Glu-tRNA(Gln) amidotransferase subunit GatC: MSLTRADVEKVSLLGRLLLSPEELDTMTTQLSQVVDYMNLLAELDTDGVEPMAHAVEMSNVFRADEVTPSLDRKAALANAPHHDDECYLVPAVLGE, encoded by the coding sequence ATGAGTCTGACGCGTGCCGATGTCGAGAAGGTCTCTCTGCTGGGGCGATTGCTCCTCTCGCCCGAGGAGCTCGACACGATGACCACTCAGCTCAGCCAGGTGGTCGACTACATGAACCTGCTGGCCGAGCTCGACACCGACGGCGTCGAGCCGATGGCGCACGCGGTCGAGATGTCGAACGTCTTTCGCGCCGATGAAGTCACCCCTTCGCTCGACCGCAAAGCGGCGCTGGCGAATGCCCCCCACCACGACGACGAATGCTATCTCGTGCCCGCCGTGCTGGGCGAATAG
- the gatA gene encoding Asp-tRNA(Asn)/Glu-tRNA(Gln) amidotransferase subunit GatA, translated as MELSATELHAQLTSGKVTSVEVTRAFLDRIAAHDGAVHAFLRVDRDAALARAAEIDQRRAGGAKLGRLAGLPVAVKDVLCTQGEPTTCGSKILEHFRPPYDATVIERLKAADAVLIGRTNMDEFAMGGSTENSAYGATGNPWDVTRIPGGSSGGAAACIAASMAPLSIGTDTGGSIRQPAGLCGVTGLKPTYGRVSRYGLVAFASSLDQIGPLARTAEDAALLLEVIAGHDAKDSTSVDRPVPDYHASARQPLKGLTLGLVREHFGAGLESEVEQAVREAVRVYESLGAKVKEISLPHGKYAVAAYYVIAPSEASSNLARYDAAHYGYRTPEEPMIARLEKEHAALEKAGNEKALANHDNALVRMYRQSRAEGFGAEVKRRIMLGTYALSAGYYDAYYLKALKVRRLIRRDYDEAFQQVDLIVGPVTTSPAFKIGEKVDDPLAMYLVDLYTVSANLAGIGGIAFPCGFSASGLPIGLQLQGPAFEEERLLRGAAMFQQATDWHTRRPHLR; from the coding sequence ATCGAGCTATCGGCCACGGAACTTCACGCTCAACTGACGAGCGGCAAGGTCACGTCGGTCGAGGTGACCCGGGCGTTTCTCGATCGGATCGCCGCGCACGACGGCGCGGTACATGCCTTTCTGCGCGTCGATCGTGACGCCGCCCTGGCTCGTGCCGCCGAAATCGACCAGCGCCGCGCCGGTGGCGCCAAGCTGGGCCGACTCGCCGGATTGCCGGTCGCGGTGAAGGACGTGCTCTGCACCCAGGGCGAACCGACGACCTGCGGCTCGAAGATCCTCGAACACTTCCGTCCACCCTACGACGCCACCGTCATCGAGCGGCTCAAGGCGGCCGACGCCGTGCTCATCGGTCGCACGAACATGGACGAGTTCGCCATGGGGGGCTCGACCGAAAACTCCGCCTATGGCGCGACGGGCAACCCCTGGGACGTGACGCGCATTCCTGGCGGCTCGAGCGGTGGCGCCGCGGCCTGTATCGCTGCCTCGATGGCGCCGCTGTCGATCGGCACCGACACGGGGGGCTCGATCCGCCAGCCGGCCGGTCTCTGCGGCGTGACGGGTTTGAAGCCCACCTATGGCCGCGTGAGCCGCTACGGGCTCGTGGCCTTTGCGAGCAGTCTCGATCAGATCGGTCCGCTCGCCCGCACGGCGGAAGATGCGGCGTTGCTACTCGAAGTGATCGCCGGACACGACGCCAAGGATTCCACCTCGGTCGATCGGCCGGTGCCCGACTATCATGCGAGCGCCCGGCAGCCGCTCAAAGGGCTGACACTCGGACTGGTGCGCGAGCACTTCGGAGCAGGGCTCGAGAGTGAAGTCGAGCAGGCGGTGCGCGAGGCGGTGCGCGTGTATGAGTCGCTGGGCGCGAAGGTGAAGGAGATCTCGCTGCCGCACGGCAAGTACGCGGTGGCGGCATATTACGTGATTGCCCCGAGCGAGGCCTCGAGCAACCTGGCCCGCTACGACGCGGCCCACTACGGTTATCGCACGCCCGAGGAGCCGATGATCGCGCGGCTCGAAAAAGAGCACGCCGCACTCGAGAAGGCGGGCAACGAGAAAGCGCTGGCCAACCACGACAACGCCCTGGTGCGGATGTACCGCCAGAGCCGCGCCGAAGGTTTCGGCGCCGAGGTGAAGCGCCGCATCATGCTCGGCACGTATGCCTTGAGCGCCGGCTACTACGACGCCTATTACCTGAAGGCCCTCAAGGTCCGTCGCCTGATTCGCCGCGACTACGACGAGGCGTTCCAGCAGGTCGATCTCATTGTCGGCCCCGTCACCACCTCGCCGGCGTTCAAGATTGGCGAAAAGGTCGACGATCCGCTGGCGATGTATCTCGTCGACTTGTACACAGTGAGCGCGAACCTGGCGGGCATCGGCGGCATCGCCTTCCCCTGCGGATTCAGCGCGAGTGGCTTGCCGATCGGCCTGCAACTGCAGGGGCCGGCGTTCGAGGAAGAACGATTGCTCCGCGGCGCCGCCATGTTCCAACAGGCCACCGACTGGCACACGCGGAGGCCCCACCTCCGATGA
- the gatB gene encoding Asp-tRNA(Asn)/Glu-tRNA(Gln) amidotransferase subunit GatB encodes MSDKHDYTVVIGLEVHVQLATASKLFCGCSTKFGAPPNTQTCPVCIGMPGTLPVMNRRAYELGLRTAIALNCQIAGYTKWDRKNYYYPDLPKGYQISQYDLPFSHDGWLEINDAKGAFEPKRIGIIRAHLEEDAGKSMHDEVAGRADSRIDLNRTGTPLLEIVSQPDMRSPAEAKAYLTELKLLLTYLGVSDCNMQEGSLRVDANVNLHVHLPEGKIATPIVEVKNMNSFRAVERALTYEAARQYDVWVETGNKIGDVPKQTRGWDDAANVTRGQRHKEESSDYRYFPEPDLVPVTVTEQEIEAARAGLGELPAALRDRLVKERGITAYDSDVLVNQGLPLVQYFTELADLVGDAKMASNWIQQDVLRTLSEKNLSIEAFSMRPDRLAGLLQKVRAGELDTSRAREVFVDMLDKGQSADEAMQARGITKVDESELVALCEELLAANPKIVADIKEGKLQAAGNLIGQAKKRNPNVNPGRFRELVLEVVARMA; translated from the coding sequence ATGAGCGACAAGCACGACTACACCGTAGTGATCGGACTCGAGGTCCACGTGCAGCTTGCCACCGCGAGCAAGTTGTTCTGCGGCTGCAGCACGAAGTTCGGCGCGCCGCCGAATACGCAGACCTGCCCCGTGTGCATCGGCATGCCGGGCACGCTGCCGGTGATGAACCGCCGCGCCTACGAGTTGGGGCTGCGCACGGCGATCGCGCTGAACTGCCAGATCGCCGGTTACACGAAGTGGGACCGCAAGAACTACTACTATCCCGACCTGCCGAAGGGCTACCAGATCAGCCAATACGACTTGCCTTTCAGCCACGACGGCTGGCTCGAGATCAACGACGCGAAAGGTGCCTTCGAGCCGAAGCGGATCGGCATCATCCGCGCGCATCTCGAGGAAGACGCCGGCAAGAGCATGCACGACGAAGTGGCCGGCCGCGCCGATAGCCGCATCGACTTGAATCGCACCGGCACGCCGCTGTTGGAGATCGTCAGCCAGCCCGACATGCGCTCCCCCGCCGAAGCGAAGGCGTACCTCACCGAGCTCAAGTTGCTGCTCACCTATCTTGGCGTCTCCGACTGCAACATGCAGGAAGGCAGCCTGCGGGTTGATGCGAACGTGAACCTGCACGTGCATTTGCCCGAGGGGAAGATCGCCACGCCAATCGTCGAAGTGAAGAACATGAACAGCTTCCGCGCGGTCGAGCGGGCGCTGACCTACGAAGCCGCGCGACAGTACGACGTGTGGGTCGAGACGGGCAACAAGATCGGCGACGTGCCGAAGCAGACGCGCGGCTGGGACGACGCCGCGAACGTCACGCGCGGCCAGCGCCACAAGGAAGAGTCGAGCGACTATCGCTACTTCCCCGAGCCGGACCTGGTGCCGGTGACCGTGACCGAACAGGAGATCGAAGCGGCCCGAGCCGGCCTGGGCGAATTGCCCGCGGCACTGCGAGATCGCCTGGTGAAAGAACGTGGCATTACGGCTTACGATAGCGACGTGCTGGTGAATCAGGGTCTGCCGCTGGTGCAATACTTCACGGAACTGGCCGATCTGGTGGGGGACGCGAAGATGGCCAGCAACTGGATCCAGCAAGACGTGCTCCGCACGCTGTCGGAAAAAAACCTCTCGATCGAGGCGTTTTCCATGCGACCCGATCGTCTGGCGGGTCTGCTGCAAAAAGTCCGCGCGGGAGAACTCGACACGAGCCGTGCCCGCGAGGTCTTCGTCGACATGCTCGACAAGGGGCAATCGGCCGACGAGGCGATGCAGGCCCGTGGCATCACGAAGGTGGACGAGAGCGAGCTGGTCGCGTTGTGCGAAGAGCTGCTGGCGGCGAACCCGAAGATCGTGGCGGACATTAAAGAGGGCAAACTTCAAGCGGCCGGCAATCTGATCGGCCAGGCCAAAAAGCGCAACCCGAACGTCAACCCCGGCAGGTTCCGGGAGCTGGTGCTGGAAGTCGTGGCGCGAATGGCGTAG